GGCGCGCGCGCTTGATGGCACGGTTCAACCGGCGCTGATAGTGCGCGGGCAGGCCGGTATATTTGCGCGGCAGAATGCGGCCCTGGTCCGTCACGAACTGCCGAAGCAGGTTGACGTTCTTGTAATCCAGGGAATCAACGGTGAAATCAATCTTTGGCTTGGGCCTTGGCGTGCGGATTTCGGACGCGGAACGGCGGCCGCCGCGTTTGTCGGGTTTGTCTGTATGAGTTTTGCGTGGCATAGACGTTACTTGATTTCGCGGTGCAGCGTGTGGCGGCGAAGCGCAGGATTGAATTTCTTCAACTGCAGCTTCTCCGTCTTCAGCTTCTTGTTCCGCGTCGTGGTATAGCGCGACGGGGATTTGCCTTCCTTCCGCGCCTCAGTGCATTCAATGGTGATGATTTCCCGTGCCATATAAATTATTCCTTCTCCTTGGTCTTCTCTTCAGGCTCGTCGTCATCGGTTTCCACTTCGTTGGATCCGACGCTGTCAACCGTTCCCAGCTGTCCCAGGCGGCGCTGGCGCAATGCACCTTCCTTTTCGAGCTGCGCCTGGGCCTGCACCGTGAAACGGGTCCACGGGATGGCTTCGAGACGCGCTTTCGGGATGGGCTTGCCTGTCAATTCACAGATGCCGTACGTGTTTTTCTCGATGCGCTTGAGCGCTTCTTCGATTTCGTAAATGGCATCCTGATCGGATGAGAGAAGGCTCAGCGCGAAGTCACGGTCAAAATTATCCGTGCCGGAATCGGCCATGTGCAGGCTGTACCCGGCCATTTCCTGGGCAGATTCCTTGGCAAGGCCGTTCATCTGCCGGAGCAACTGCTCGCGCAGTTCAAGCAGGTTGTTGTAGAAGGCCTGCCACTCAGGCTTGATCCGCGCCGCGCCGTTGGTCTTGCCCTGTGCTACAGGACGCCCGAGGATCGCGGCCGCAGTTGCAACACCCGTCGCTTTGCCCTTGGGTGCCGGCTTGTCGTTCTTCTTCTTCGTAGTCACAACTTCAGTCAAAATTCTGTTAAATCTTTGCTCTGGCTCTCATGCTGAGACGATTCCTTCCCATCGAGAGTGCGCGAATCTACCAAACAGCAATGGATATTCCACAACAAATTTAAAAAATCTTCGGGTGAGAACCTCGGTTTGACCTCAGGCCCGTTCAATGCAGGCGTACGCGTTGTGATTATGGATGCTCTCGTAGTTTTCCGCCTCCACCTTGTACCATCGGACCAGCGGATGAGCATTCAGCCGCAATGCCACGTTTCGCACCAGATCCTCCACAAACACCGGGTTTTCATAGGCCCGCTCCGTCACGGCCTTCTCATCCTGCCGTTTCAACAGCGCATACAGCTCCGAGCTCGCCGAAGCCTCAATCATGGCGATGACATCCTCAATCCAGACGATCTGGTCAAATCGCAATTGAACCGTCACCTGTCCGCGCTGGTTGTGGGCGCCATGGCGAGAAATCGCCTTTGAACAGGGGCACAAGGTCGTGACATTGGCCTTCACTGTAAGCACGAAATCGATGTCATTGCCGGACGCAGCGGCATCGAATCGCGCCACGTAGTCCATCAGGCTTTCCTTGCGGCTGACTGGCGACTGCTTGCACATGAAGAACGGGAACTCTATTTCCAGGTGCGACGTCGCCGCGTTGAGCTTCTGCTGCATGGCCTTCAGGATGTCGGTAATATTCTCGACGTGAATCATGTCGCCATGCGCGTTGAGCACCTCGATGAAGCGGCTCATGTGGGTGCCCTTGAACTCCTTGGGCAGGTCCACAAACATCCCGACCGTGGCGATTGTATTCTGCGAGACGTGGGCTTTGTCGCGGACCTGTATGGGAAATCTCAAGCCGCGAACGCCGACTTTATCGATGCGCAGTTCCCGGGTATCGGGCTCGTTCTGCTTGTCGTGCATGGGGACGGCGCTGGGCCTCCTCGCCTTGACACGGCGTGAATGCCCGTTTGAGCGGAGGGCTTTTTGCATAAGACGGGAACAGTAGCAGCGGCGCAGTCATTTGCAAAAAACAAAGTCCGTTCCTTGCCGTGCCTTGCATTTCCGCCCCATTGCCATCCACCCCCATCGGCCCGATGTCCACTTTTCAATCACGCGACACGCCCCGCGAAAATTTGCGTCCGAAATGCCACAGTTTTCGGGGAATTTGCCGACAGGGTTACTGCATCGGCAGGCGAAACCCGCTGGGCACGATGCAAAACGGAATAGCTAATGACGTCGATTTGGTGTTGGATGTGCTTCGTCATGGCGGCTTTCTGGCGAGTTGTTGGCTGAATCTTAGACTTGATGAATATGAACCGGACTGCATCGCGTGTGCTCTTGATTGAGGACGATTCCAAGATCATGGAACTCCTGGAGGAACTTCTCAGCGCGGACAATATCGCGCTGGATTGCGCCACCACCGCTGCCGAGGCGTTGACCCGCACGCGCAAGGAAAACTTCGATCTCATCCTGCTCGACCTTGGCCTGCCCGACAGCAACGGGTTTGATCTCTTGAAAAGGCTGCAAGAGCAGCCGGAAACGGAATCGACCCCGGCCATTGTCCTGACGGCGTGGAATGAAACGAAGGACAAGTTGCGCGGGTTTGAGCTGGGCGCGGTGGATTATGTGACGAAGCCGTTTGAAGCCGCTGAGTTGCGCGCGCGTGTCTGCCGGGCGCTGCGAACCAAACGCCTGCAGGATCAGCTGACGCAAACGAACCGCGAACTCCTCGCCGCACGCGTCGCCGCCGAAGCCGCCGCCCGTGCGAAGGCCGAATTCCTGGCAAACATGAGCCATGAAATCCGCACGCCCATGAATGGCATCATCGCCATGGCCGGGCTGCTTCTTGAAACATCGCTCTCGACCGAGCAACGCGGGTACGTGGATACCGTTTACGCCAGCAGCGAGTCGCTGCTCACGATCACAAACGACATTCTCGATTTTTCGAAGATTGAATCGGGGAAGCTGGAATTGGAACGGCAGCCTGTGGATTTGCGCGGTTGCATTGAAGACGCTCTCGACCTTCTGGCCACCAAGGCCGCTGAGAAGAAGCTCGATATTGCCTACCAGATTGAGGATGGCATCCCGGCTCAGGTCCTGGGTGATATCACAAGGTTGCGCCAGATCCTCGTGAACCTCGTCAGCAACGGCATCAAGTTCACGCAGTCGGGCGAAGTGGTGGTGCAGGTGAAGCTCCTTTCCGCGCCCGCCGCAGGTTCCGACAAGTGGCACCTCCATTTCTCGGTTCGCGACACTGGCATTGGAATCCCCGTGGACCGCCTTGCACGGCTGTTCAAATCGTTCAGCCAGGCCGATGCCTCCACCACCCGGCAATACGGCGGAACCGGCCTGGGACTCGCAATCAGCAAGCGCCTTGTTGAATTGATGGATGGCAAAATGTGGGTTGAAAGCGTTCCTCAAAAAGGTTCAACGTTTCATTTCACACTGCCCATGCAAACTGCCCCGGCGCCTGAGTTGCGCCAGGTCAACCTTGACGGCCGCCAGGCGCAACTCGCCGACCTTCGCCTGCTCGTCGTCGACGACAACCCGACGAATTGCCGGATTCTCACGCTGCAGGCGGGCAAATGGGGAATGATTCCACGCGCGGCGCAGAGTGCGTCACAGGCGCTGGATTTCCTGAAGGCGGGGGAATCATTCGATCTTGCAATCCTCGACATGCAGATGCCTGGGATGGACGGCCTGATGCTGGCCGCGGAAATCCGGAAGCTTCCGAGCACGATGATGATGCCGCTGGTGTTATTGACATCAATGGGAGTTCGGGCGGATGCGCCGGATTTTGCGAGTGCTGCATTCGCCAGCTGCCTCACCAAGCCGATCAAACCCGCGCAATTGCACGAGGTTCTGATCCGCGTCATCTCCGGTGCGAAACCGGCAGCCCGGAAAGCCCCTGTGCCCTCGAAGCTCGATCCCACGCTTGCGCTGCGCCTCCCGCTCAGAATGCTCTTGTGCGATGACAACGCCATCAACCAGAAGGTTGCGGTTCGCCTGCTGCAGCAGATGGGATACAAGCCGGACATCGCGGCGAACGGCGTCGAAGCGCTCGCGGCACTTGAACGGCAGACCTACGACCTCATTTTCATGGATATCCAAATGCCTGAAATGGACGGCATGGAAGCCACGCGCATCATTCGCGAACGGCAGAAGGATCGGGCCAAGCATCCCAATTACAAGTCATCGATCATCATCGTCGCGATGACTGCAAACGCGATGACCGGGGACCGCGAGAAATGCATCGCTGGCGGCATGGATGATTATCTTTCAAAGCCGGTGCGGCCCGAGGACGTGCGCAAGGTCATCGAGCGCTGGGCGTCGACAGCGACCGTACCCGAGGCGGCAAACAGCCTGAAGCCTGCACAAACGGAGACCGCGACGGCGTCGACCGCTCCCGTTTCTCCCGTGAATGAAGTTCCACCCGTGGACATGGAGCGCCTGCTTGATTTCACGAACGGCAATGCAGATGATCTTCGCGAATTGATCAACCTTTACCTCAAGCAGACGGGCGATCAGATCGCGCAGCTCAATGCTGCTGTGGCGGCGGATTCCGCGTCCGAAGCGCGGCGGCTCGCTCACAGCTGCGCGGGCGCCAGCGCGACGTGCGGCATGGGAGCCATCGTGCCCCTGCTCCGCGAACTCGAACGCCAGGGCAATGAAGGGCAGCTTGTCAACGGCGCCCAGCTGGCCGAACGGATTTCGCACGAATTCAATCGCATCCGCGTTTATCTGGAAACCTTTCTGCAAAAACAGGTCGCACTGGCCGCGAATCCATAGATGAAGAAAATCCTGCTGATCGAAGATGACCAGGTTTTCGCCAATGTTTACCGAAACAAGCTTCTCCTCGAAGGGTTCGAGGTGGAAGTCGCCAACGATGGCGAACTGGGTTATCAGCGGATTCAGCAGTTTCGCCCCGACGCCGTTCTTCTCGATTTGCTGCTGCCCAAGCTGCCCGGACTCGAACTGCTGAAGCGGATTCGCTCAGAGGCAGACACGCAATCGCTGCCCGTGGTGGTTTTCACGAACACGTATCTTACCACCTCGATCCAGGAAGCCCGCGCCGCGGGGGCAACGAAATGCATGACGAAATCCACCTGCACACCCGCTGACGTGATCAGCACGGTCCGCAGCCTCTTAACCGACGCAGTTGCAGAGTCTCCGTCGCAAACGGCTGAGCCCGAGGAGCGCACGGAATCGGCCGCAGCCGATGTCGATATTGTCGCTGAGCTGCTGGCCACCTTCAGCGAGGAATTTCCCACCACAATTGTTGCCCTGCGGGCGCAGTTGCAGAGCCTGTGCAAGGTCGAGAACGAAGCCGTCCGCGTTCAACAGCTGAGCAACCTCGGACGCCTGGTTCACGGAGTTGCAGCGAGCGCAGGAATCGTCGGGCTCACCCAGCTCGCGCGCCTGGCCGCAGCACTGGAATCGCTGTTGAAGGAGCTGCAGGAAAAGCCAAGGAACATCAACGCCTCAACCCTGCGCACCGTCGCTTCGGCAGTGGATTGCCTCGCCATTGTGTTCGAACGAGGCGAGGCGACCGCGGAAAAGATTGCTTCTGCCCGCATCCTCGTGGTTGACGATGAAATCATTTCGCGTCGCGCTGTGACCCACGCGCTTGAAAAAGCAAAGCTCACTTCCGTGGCTGTCGACGACCCGTTGCGCGCGCTGAACCTGACAATGACGAGCCGGTTCGATCTCGTGGTGCTCGACGTCGACATGCCGAACATGAACGGCTACGAGCTGTGCTCAAAAATCCGGACCCTGCCTGCCTACAAGAAGACGCCTGTCGTATTCGTGACGAGCCTTAATGACTTCGAGGCGCGTGCGAACTCCACCATGAGCGGCGGCAATGATTTCATTGCAAAACCGTTTTTGTTTACGGAATTGGCGGTCAAGGCACTTATTTATGTGCTGAGGTCGCAATTGCCGGAGAAGCGTTGAATGGTCAGTTGTTCGTTGTCCTCCATCCTTCATCGTCCGTTACTCCCTGGCTGCTTTGACTTTGCGGGGGACGGTCACTAGCTTGTGACCATGGAACCGCTGCACGCCCCCTGGCGTATTGAATACATCCTCTCGAGCAAACCCGACCTGCCAGAGGAAAGCGTATTTACTGCAATCGCGCAGTCAAACGACGACGACTCGAATTATGTCATCGCCCGCGATCGCACCTGCTTCGCCCTGCTCAATAAATATCCCTACACGGGCGGCCATCTCATGGTGGTTCCCTACCGTCAGACGCCGGATTTGAACGGGCTGACCGGCCAGGAGATGGCCGATATGATGCAACTGACCCGTCGCTGTCAAAACGCTCTCACGCAGGTCATGCATCCGCAGGGATTCAACATTGGAATCAATCAGGGCAAGTGCGCTGGAGCCGGGATTCTTGAGCACCTGCATATTCACGTGGTGCCGCGCTGGAACGGCGATACCAACTTCATGCCGGTCCTCGGTTGCACGACGGTGGTTCCAGAGGCACTCTCTGAGGTCGCCGCGAAATTGCGCGATGCGTTGCGCCGATAGCTAACCTATTCTCATCATGGCTTCTGAAACCCTGCACTTTGAAAATGCGCGCATGGCGCAACAACTTTTCAACAATGACCCGCGCAACCTTCAGGCGCTTGAAACGCAACTTGGCGTCAAGGCAACCTCGCGGGAAGGATGGATCAAGCTGGAGGGCGAATCGGAAGCCATTGAGCGCGCCAAGCAGCTGTTCCTTTCACTCGAAGGCTCGCTGAAGGCGGGCTCGCCCGTGCGCAGCCGCGACTTCACCCACGCTTTGAACATCGTCCGCAACGAGGGCGTTTCCACGCTCAAGGACCTCATGACCGACCGCATAACGACGTCCGAAAAGAAGGGCGGCGTGACCGCAAAGACGGTTGGGCAGAAGAAATACATGGATGCGATTCGCTCGCATGACGTGACCTTCGGCATCGGTCCCGCCGGAACGGGCAAGACTTACCTGGCGGTCGCAACCGCCATTGCCGCGCTGCGCGAAGGCAAGGTTTCACGGATCATCCTCACGCGTCCTGCCGTTGAAGCCGGCGAGGCGCTTGGATTTCTTCCCGGCGACCTTTACGAGAAAATCACTCCCTACCTGCGTCCCCTGCATGACGCGCTGCACGACATGCTTCCCGCTGAGGATGTTCAGAAGCACATGGAACGCAGCATCATCGAAATTGCGCCGCTCGCCTACATGCGGGGCCGCACACTGAATAACGCGTTCATCATCCTGGACGAGGCGCAGAACTCCACGATGGAACAGATGTTCATGTTCCTGACGCGGCTTGGCGCGAATTCAAAGGCGGTGATAACAGGCGATGAAACGCAGGTCGATCTGCCGGCCCACAAACAGTCGGGACTCGTTGAAGCCCATCGCGTGTTGCGAAACATTGAAGGCGTTGCCGTCGTTGAATTCTCGCGCAAGGACGTGGTGCGCCATCCGCTGGTCCAACGCATCATTGCCGCCTACGAGG
Above is a window of Verrucomicrobiia bacterium DNA encoding:
- the rpmG gene encoding 50S ribosomal protein L33, whose translation is MAREIITIECTEARKEGKSPSRYTTTRNKKLKTEKLQLKKFNPALRRHTLHREIK
- the folE2 gene encoding GTP cyclohydrolase FolE2; this encodes MQKALRSNGHSRRVKARRPSAVPMHDKQNEPDTRELRIDKVGVRGLRFPIQVRDKAHVSQNTIATVGMFVDLPKEFKGTHMSRFIEVLNAHGDMIHVENITDILKAMQQKLNAATSHLEIEFPFFMCKQSPVSRKESLMDYVARFDAAASGNDIDFVLTVKANVTTLCPCSKAISRHGAHNQRGQVTVQLRFDQIVWIEDVIAMIEASASSELYALLKRQDEKAVTERAYENPVFVEDLVRNVALRLNAHPLVRWYKVEAENYESIHNHNAYACIERA
- the rpsR gene encoding 30S ribosomal protein S18 is translated as MPRKTHTDKPDKRGGRRSASEIRTPRPKPKIDFTVDSLDYKNVNLLRQFVTDQGRILPRKYTGLPAHYQRRLNRAIKRARQMLLMK
- a CDS encoding PhoH family protein; the encoded protein is MASETLHFENARMAQQLFNNDPRNLQALETQLGVKATSREGWIKLEGESEAIERAKQLFLSLEGSLKAGSPVRSRDFTHALNIVRNEGVSTLKDLMTDRITTSEKKGGVTAKTVGQKKYMDAIRSHDVTFGIGPAGTGKTYLAVATAIAALREGKVSRIILTRPAVEAGEALGFLPGDLYEKITPYLRPLHDALHDMLPAEDVQKHMERSIIEIAPLAYMRGRTLNNAFIILDEAQNSTMEQMFMFLTRLGANSKAVITGDETQVDLPAHKQSGLVEAHRVLRNIEGVAVVEFSRKDVVRHPLVQRIIAAYEEHRGKGRGAPRKNDE
- a CDS encoding response regulator encodes the protein MNRTASRVLLIEDDSKIMELLEELLSADNIALDCATTAAEALTRTRKENFDLILLDLGLPDSNGFDLLKRLQEQPETESTPAIVLTAWNETKDKLRGFELGAVDYVTKPFEAAELRARVCRALRTKRLQDQLTQTNRELLAARVAAEAAARAKAEFLANMSHEIRTPMNGIIAMAGLLLETSLSTEQRGYVDTVYASSESLLTITNDILDFSKIESGKLELERQPVDLRGCIEDALDLLATKAAEKKLDIAYQIEDGIPAQVLGDITRLRQILVNLVSNGIKFTQSGEVVVQVKLLSAPAAGSDKWHLHFSVRDTGIGIPVDRLARLFKSFSQADASTTRQYGGTGLGLAISKRLVELMDGKMWVESVPQKGSTFHFTLPMQTAPAPELRQVNLDGRQAQLADLRLLVVDDNPTNCRILTLQAGKWGMIPRAAQSASQALDFLKAGESFDLAILDMQMPGMDGLMLAAEIRKLPSTMMMPLVLLTSMGVRADAPDFASAAFASCLTKPIKPAQLHEVLIRVISGAKPAARKAPVPSKLDPTLALRLPLRMLLCDDNAINQKVAVRLLQQMGYKPDIAANGVEALAALERQTYDLIFMDIQMPEMDGMEATRIIRERQKDRAKHPNYKSSIIIVAMTANAMTGDREKCIAGGMDDYLSKPVRPEDVRKVIERWASTATVPEAANSLKPAQTETATASTAPVSPVNEVPPVDMERLLDFTNGNADDLRELINLYLKQTGDQIAQLNAAVAADSASEARRLAHSCAGASATCGMGAIVPLLRELERQGNEGQLVNGAQLAERISHEFNRIRVYLETFLQKQVALAANP
- a CDS encoding response regulator; this translates as MKKILLIEDDQVFANVYRNKLLLEGFEVEVANDGELGYQRIQQFRPDAVLLDLLLPKLPGLELLKRIRSEADTQSLPVVVFTNTYLTTSIQEARAAGATKCMTKSTCTPADVISTVRSLLTDAVAESPSQTAEPEERTESAAADVDIVAELLATFSEEFPTTIVALRAQLQSLCKVENEAVRVQQLSNLGRLVHGVAASAGIVGLTQLARLAAALESLLKELQEKPRNINASTLRTVASAVDCLAIVFERGEATAEKIASARILVVDDEIISRRAVTHALEKAKLTSVAVDDPLRALNLTMTSRFDLVVLDVDMPNMNGYELCSKIRTLPAYKKTPVVFVTSLNDFEARANSTMSGGNDFIAKPFLFTELAVKALIYVLRSQLPEKR
- a CDS encoding TraR/DksA C4-type zinc finger protein yields the protein MTTKKKNDKPAPKGKATGVATAAAILGRPVAQGKTNGAARIKPEWQAFYNNLLELREQLLRQMNGLAKESAQEMAGYSLHMADSGTDNFDRDFALSLLSSDQDAIYEIEEALKRIEKNTYGICELTGKPIPKARLEAIPWTRFTVQAQAQLEKEGALRQRRLGQLGTVDSVGSNEVETDDDEPEEKTKEKE
- a CDS encoding HIT domain-containing protein, translating into MEPLHAPWRIEYILSSKPDLPEESVFTAIAQSNDDDSNYVIARDRTCFALLNKYPYTGGHLMVVPYRQTPDLNGLTGQEMADMMQLTRRCQNALTQVMHPQGFNIGINQGKCAGAGILEHLHIHVVPRWNGDTNFMPVLGCTTVVPEALSEVAAKLRDALRR